One genomic segment of Clostridium saccharoperbutylacetonicum N1-4(HMT) includes these proteins:
- a CDS encoding PTS fructose transporter subunit IIB translates to MKIVGIAACTSGIAHTYIAKEKLVRAAKALNHEIHIETQGTIGTEDELSPKEISEADVVIIAADIKVGGRERFKGKKVIDVSTDIVIKSPKALINKIQQELGL, encoded by the coding sequence ATGAAAATTGTGGGAATAGCAGCTTGTACATCTGGAATTGCACATACTTATATAGCAAAAGAAAAATTAGTACGTGCAGCAAAAGCCTTAAACCATGAAATTCACATTGAAACTCAAGGAACAATTGGAACAGAGGATGAGCTTAGTCCTAAAGAAATTAGCGAAGCAGATGTGGTAATTATTGCAGCAGATATTAAGGTTGGTGGCAGAGAAAGATTTAAAGGCAAAAAGGTTATTGATGTTTCAACAGATATTGTAATTAAATCTCCAAAAGCTCTTATTAATAAGATTCAACAAGAACTAGGTTTATAA